The Myxocyprinus asiaticus isolate MX2 ecotype Aquarium Trade chromosome 26, UBuf_Myxa_2, whole genome shotgun sequence genome has a window encoding:
- the ctsd gene encoding cathepsin D — translation MRLACLLLAAAFVWTADAIVRIPLKKFRSIRRTLSDSGRAVEELVAGSVPLKYNLGFPVSNGPTPETLKNYLDAQYYGEIGLGTPVQSFTVVFDTGSSNLWVPSVHCSLTDIACLLHHKYNSGKSSTYVKNGTEFAIQYGSGSLSGYLSQDTCTIGDIAIENQIFGEAIKQPGVAFIAAKFDGILGMAYPRIAVDGVPPVFDMMMSQKKVEKNVFSFYLNRNPDTQPGGELLLGGTDPKYYTGDFNYVDISRQAYWQIHMDGMNIGSELTLCKGGCEAIVDTGTSLITGPSAEVKALQKAIGAIPLIQGEYMVDCKKVPTLPTVSFVLGGKTYSLTGEQYILKESQGGKDICLSGFMGLDIPPPAGPLWILGDVFIGQYYTVFDRENNRVGFAKSV, via the exons gATTCCACTTAAGAAGTTTCGTTCTATAAGACGGACACTGAGTGACTCCGGCAGAGCTGTAGAGGAGCTTGTGGCTGGTTCTGTGCCCCTGAAATACAACCTGGGGTTCCCAGTTAGTAATGGTCCTACTCCTGAGACCCTCAAAAACTACCTTGAT GCTCAGTACTATGGAGAGATAGGCCTTGGGACTCCTGTCCAGTCCTTCACTGTGGTGTTTGATACTGGATCTTCTAACCTTTGGGTGCCCTCTGTCCACTGTTCCCTCACTGATATTGCCTGCT TGCTTCATCATAAGTACAACAGTGGCAAGTCCAGCACCTATGTTAAGAACGGGACTGAGTTTGCTATACAGTATGGATCTGGAAGCTTGTCTGGGTATCTCAGCCAGGATACATGCACG ATTGGGGATATTGCGATTGAGAACCAGATATTTGGAGAAGCCATCAAACAGCCAGGAGTGGCCTTCATCGCAGCCAAGTTTGATGGAATTCTTGGCATGGCCTATCCTCGCATTGCAGTGGACGGGGTCCCTCCTGTTTTTGACATGATGATGAGCCAAAAGAAAGTGGAGAAAAATGTTTTCTCTTTCTACCTGAACAG AAACCCTGACACCCAACCTGGTGGTGAGTTGCTCCTTGGAGGGACAGACCCCAAATATTATACTGGAGATTTTAACTACGTCGACATCAGCAGACAGGCCTACTGGCAGATTCACATGGATGG catgAACATCGGCAGCGAGCTGACTCTGTGTAAGGGAGGATGTGAAGCCATTGTTGACACTGGAACGTCTCTGATCACTGGTCCATCCGCTGAGGTCAAAGCCCTGCAGAAGGCTATTGGAGCCATCCCTCTGATCCAGGGAGAG TACATGGTTGACTGTAAGAAAGTGCCCACACTCCCCACCGTCTCATTTGTTCTCGGTGGAAAGACTTACTCACTGACTGGAGAGCAATACATTCTGAAG GAAAGCCAGGGTGGAAAGGATATTTGTCTGAGTGGATTCATGGGCCTTGATATACCACCCCCTGCTGGACCCCTCTGGATTCTGGGTGATGTGTTCATTGGGCAGTACTACACTGTGTTTGATCGTGAAAATAACCGAGTGGGCTTTGCTAAGTCCGTATAA